Proteins encoded by one window of Sediminicoccus rosea:
- a CDS encoding TRAP transporter small permease encodes MAGTLDAAVRGLCQLVLVITGIALMVALGANVIARYIFDTGGFDWAQEVPERLFPWFIMAGVGLAVQTGGHVAVETALYLMPRRAAQALLLAGHALVIAAYVMLAQSSLEVAEIAAIERSPVLGLSGAHGYWAVASGCVLLVLGTATNMLRVALLGPEGLPRDAGETSVT; translated from the coding sequence ATGGCCGGGACGCTGGACGCGGCCGTGCGCGGGCTGTGCCAGCTGGTGCTGGTGATCACCGGCATCGCCCTGATGGTGGCGCTCGGCGCCAATGTCATCGCCCGCTACATCTTCGACACGGGCGGGTTCGACTGGGCACAGGAGGTGCCGGAGCGCCTGTTTCCCTGGTTCATCATGGCAGGCGTGGGGCTGGCGGTGCAGACGGGCGGGCATGTGGCCGTGGAGACCGCGCTCTACCTCATGCCGCGCCGCGCCGCGCAGGCGCTGCTGCTGGCGGGGCACGCGCTGGTCATCGCGGCCTATGTGATGCTGGCGCAATCCTCCCTCGAGGTGGCGGAGATCGCCGCGATCGAGCGGTCGCCCGTGCTCGGCCTCTCCGGCGCGCATGGCTATTGGGCGGTGGCTTCGGGCTGCGTGCTGCTGGTGCTCGGCACGGCGACCAACATGCTGCGCGTCGCGCTGCTCGGCCCCGAAGGCCTGCCGCGCGACGCCGGGGAGACCAGCGTGACATGA
- a CDS encoding TRAP transporter substrate-binding protein, producing MNIKIARRAVLAGTAILAAPTTLRAQGQVRLTLAHGTAAANPRGVTAERMALRLRELSNGRIEMRVAHAAQLGDDVAMLTALRTGTLDMSVNSQGPTSSLVPEIAALGLPFLFPDANAAYRVVDGPVGQELGQKLGAVGLVSLGFWDNGIRHITNRRRPINRPEDLRGLRIRTPADPATIDTFQALGAATQQINFSELYVALQQGVVDGQENPLANIHASKLHEVNRFISLTAHKWECSPFLASRVAWGRLNEADRALVTQAAREATQHNRMLMQQADVQLLAEYRGMSSVEVNVADQAAFRAATAGVLDAWQTRPIGGFVRQLRSAVS from the coding sequence ATGAACATCAAGATCGCCCGCCGCGCCGTGCTGGCCGGCACCGCCATCCTGGCCGCGCCCACCACGCTGCGCGCGCAGGGGCAGGTGCGGCTGACCCTCGCGCATGGCACCGCCGCCGCCAATCCGCGCGGCGTGACCGCCGAGCGCATGGCGCTGCGGCTGCGTGAACTCTCCAATGGCCGTATCGAAATGCGTGTGGCCCATGCGGCGCAGCTCGGTGATGACGTCGCCATGCTGACCGCGCTGCGCACCGGCACGCTGGACATGAGCGTGAACAGCCAGGGCCCGACCTCCTCGCTCGTGCCGGAGATCGCGGCCCTCGGCCTGCCCTTCCTCTTCCCCGACGCCAATGCCGCCTATCGCGTGGTGGATGGCCCGGTGGGGCAGGAGCTGGGGCAGAAGCTCGGCGCCGTCGGGCTCGTGTCGCTCGGCTTCTGGGACAATGGGATCCGGCACATCACCAACCGCCGCCGCCCGATCAATCGGCCCGAGGATCTGCGTGGCCTGCGCATCCGCACCCCGGCCGACCCGGCGACGATCGACACCTTCCAGGCGCTCGGCGCGGCCACCCAGCAGATCAACTTCTCCGAGCTCTATGTGGCGCTCCAGCAGGGTGTGGTGGATGGGCAGGAGAATCCGCTGGCCAACATCCATGCCTCCAAGCTGCATGAGGTGAACCGCTTCATCTCGCTGACGGCGCACAAGTGGGAATGCTCGCCCTTCCTCGCCTCGCGCGTCGCCTGGGGGCGGCTGAACGAGGCGGATCGCGCGCTTGTCACCCAGGCCGCGCGGGAGGCGACGCAGCACAACCGGATGCTGATGCAGCAGGCCGATGTGCAGCTTCTGGCGGAATATCGCGGCATGTCCTCGGTCGAGGTGAATGTGGCCGACCAGGCCGCCTTCCGAGCCGCCACCGCGGGCGTGCTCGATGCCTGGCAGACCCGCCCCATCGGCGGCTTCGTGCGGCAACTGCGCAGCGCGGTCTCCTGA
- a CDS encoding putative quinol monooxygenase: MSGFVVLAEFQVKPGCLDAFLRLAREDASHSLRDEPGCRRFDVTLLHAVENRVLFYEIYDDRAAFDAHLATPHLARFREGFPALAEQLPVRFASLQPS, from the coding sequence ATGAGCGGCTTCGTCGTCCTCGCGGAATTCCAGGTGAAGCCCGGCTGCCTGGACGCGTTCCTCAGGCTGGCGCGCGAGGATGCCAGCCACTCGCTGCGCGACGAGCCCGGCTGCCGGCGCTTCGACGTGACCCTGCTGCACGCCGTCGAAAACCGCGTGCTGTTCTACGAGATCTATGACGACCGCGCGGCCTTCGACGCGCATCTCGCCACACCGCACCTCGCGCGCTTCCGCGAGGGATTTCCCGCATTGGCCGAGCAATTGCCGGTGCGCTTCGCATCGCTTCAACCCAGCTGA
- a CDS encoding NAD(P)H-dependent oxidoreductase: MNLSTLLAARGRPVRVGLIGAGKFGSMVLAQAQRIPGFHVVGVADLDVGKARASLARVGWPEERYAARSLEEAHRTGGTCVLDDAGALAAFDGIECIIEATGHPIAGVRHALAAIEGGKHVIMVNVEADVLCGPLLAERARAKGLVYSMAYGDQPAIICELVDWVHSCGFELVSAGKGMNFAPHYRHSTPDTVWGFFGWTEEEVAKGDFNPKMYNSFTDGTKAAIEMAAVANGTGLDCPDEGLAFPPTGLHDLAQVFKPRAEGGRLPRAGLVDIAASREPDGRVVHNHIQYGVFVTFRANNEYTRACFNQYGLLVDQSGWYGSMWRPFHMIGLETSVSVLSAVLRGEPTGTPREFRGDAVSIAKRNLQPGEMLDGEGGFTVFADAIPATRSLAARALPIGLAHNVKLRRPVAEGSLVSFDDVEIVRDLDVLALRQEMERGGAPGQARAA; this comes from the coding sequence ATGAATCTTTCGACGTTGCTGGCTGCGCGCGGCCGCCCGGTGCGGGTGGGCCTGATCGGCGCGGGCAAGTTCGGCTCCATGGTGCTGGCCCAGGCGCAGCGCATCCCGGGCTTCCACGTGGTGGGTGTCGCCGATCTGGATGTGGGCAAGGCGCGCGCCTCGCTCGCCCGCGTCGGCTGGCCGGAGGAGCGCTACGCCGCGCGCAGCCTGGAAGAGGCGCATCGCACGGGCGGCACCTGCGTGCTGGATGACGCCGGCGCGCTGGCCGCCTTCGACGGCATCGAGTGCATCATCGAGGCCACCGGCCACCCCATCGCCGGCGTGCGCCACGCGCTCGCCGCCATCGAGGGCGGCAAGCACGTCATCATGGTGAATGTCGAGGCCGATGTGCTCTGCGGCCCGCTGCTGGCAGAGCGCGCGCGCGCCAAGGGCCTCGTCTACTCCATGGCCTATGGCGACCAGCCCGCCATCATCTGCGAGCTGGTGGACTGGGTGCATTCCTGCGGCTTCGAGCTGGTCTCGGCCGGCAAGGGGATGAATTTCGCGCCGCATTACCGGCACTCGACGCCCGACACCGTCTGGGGCTTCTTCGGCTGGACCGAGGAGGAGGTGGCGAAGGGCGACTTCAACCCGAAGATGTACAACTCCTTCACCGATGGCACGAAGGCGGCGATCGAGATGGCCGCCGTCGCCAACGGCACGGGCCTCGACTGCCCCGATGAAGGCCTCGCCTTCCCGCCCACCGGCCTGCATGACCTCGCGCAGGTCTTCAAGCCGCGCGCGGAGGGCGGGCGCCTGCCGCGCGCGGGCCTGGTGGACATCGCCGCCAGCCGCGAGCCGGATGGGCGCGTGGTGCACAACCACATCCAGTACGGCGTCTTCGTCACCTTCCGCGCCAACAACGAATATACCCGCGCCTGCTTCAACCAGTATGGGCTGCTGGTGGACCAGTCGGGCTGGTATGGCTCGATGTGGCGGCCCTTCCACATGATCGGGCTGGAGACCTCGGTCTCCGTCCTCTCCGCCGTGCTGCGGGGCGAGCCCACGGGCACGCCCCGCGAATTCCGCGGCGATGCCGTCTCCATCGCCAAGCGCAACCTCCAGCCGGGCGAGATGCTGGATGGCGAGGGCGGCTTCACCGTCTTTGCCGATGCGATCCCCGCCACGCGCAGCCTTGCCGCGCGCGCGCTGCCCATCGGCCTCGCGCACAACGTCAAGCTCCGCCGTCCGGTGGCGGAGGGCAGCCTGGTCTCCTTCGACGATGTCGAGATCGTCCGCGACCTCGATGTGCTCGCCCTGCGGCAGGAGATGGAGCGCGGCGGCGCACCGGGACAGGCCCGCGCGGCATGA
- a CDS encoding LysR substrate-binding domain-containing protein — MLPLRSIAVFHAAARAGSLTRAAMELGVTPSAVSQQIAALEVQLGTALMTRQGRRIALTEAGQRYLEMIAPHVERIAEATLYVRGTLSSASLIVRATPSFATKWLLPRLPRFLDAHPEIELRVDATNEPTDFTREGVDLEVRHGEGEWPGLMAEPVAEERFLPVCAPGLVAAGSLRAEDLGAHRLIHSVKSQVKWAAWFAAQGLPLPASRRVLFDRSHMSVDAAMAGMGIALESTLMLGDALEDGRLVCPVAAPPEMRRATQWLVCPPDRLRHRRVQAFADWLRAEARTWERESLEKLKQAAKKLVCS, encoded by the coding sequence ATGCTGCCGCTGCGCTCCATCGCCGTCTTCCATGCCGCGGCGCGGGCCGGCAGCCTCACGCGCGCGGCGATGGAGCTGGGCGTGACACCTTCGGCCGTGTCACAGCAGATCGCGGCGCTGGAGGTGCAGCTCGGCACCGCGCTGATGACGCGCCAGGGCCGGCGCATCGCGCTGACCGAGGCGGGCCAGCGCTACCTCGAGATGATCGCGCCGCATGTCGAGCGCATCGCCGAGGCGACGCTGTATGTGCGCGGCACGCTCTCCTCCGCATCGCTGATCGTGCGCGCGACACCCAGCTTCGCCACCAAGTGGCTGCTGCCCCGCCTGCCCCGCTTCCTCGACGCCCATCCCGAGATCGAGTTGCGGGTGGATGCGACCAATGAACCCACCGACTTCACGCGCGAGGGCGTGGACCTCGAGGTGCGCCACGGCGAGGGCGAATGGCCCGGCCTGATGGCCGAGCCGGTGGCGGAGGAGCGCTTCCTGCCGGTCTGCGCCCCCGGCCTCGTCGCGGCCGGCAGCCTGCGCGCGGAGGATCTCGGCGCCCACCGGCTGATCCATTCGGTGAAGTCGCAGGTGAAATGGGCTGCCTGGTTCGCGGCGCAGGGCCTGCCCCTGCCCGCCTCCCGCCGCGTGCTCTTCGATCGCAGCCACATGTCGGTCGATGCCGCCATGGCCGGCATGGGGATCGCACTGGAAAGCACGCTGATGCTGGGCGATGCGCTGGAGGATGGGCGGCTGGTCTGCCCCGTGGCCGCGCCGCCGGAGATGCGCCGTGCCACGCAATGGCTGGTCTGCCCGCCGGACCGGCTGCGCCACCGCCGGGTCCAGGCCTTCGCCGATTGGCTGCGCGCCGAAGCGCGTACCTGGGAGCGTGAATCATTAGAAAAACTGAAGCAAGCCGCCAAAAAACTCGTTTGTTCCTAA
- a CDS encoding transketolase family protein produces MSRKKQMAAADPNRPRLTTSAMIASLAGEDQRTSPAPFGRALVELGRTRPEILGLTADLAKYTDLHIFAQAYPDRFYQMGMAEQLLMLAAAGLAHEGFVPFVTTYAAFASRRTFDFISQGIAEEGLPVKICCALPGLTTGYGPSHQATEDLAIFRGMPDLVIVDPCDALDIEQAVPQIAAHDGPVYMRLLRGNVPMVLDEYDYRFELGRAKLLRDGADVLLISSGFMTMRALETAKLLAADQVDVAVLHCPTIKPLDTATLLHEVGRKPRLTVVAENHSVIGGLGEAVAALLLNEGTIPPRFRQIALPDAFLDAGALPTLHERYGISAEAMAGRIKGWLG; encoded by the coding sequence ATGAGCCGCAAGAAGCAGATGGCCGCGGCCGATCCGAACAGGCCACGCCTGACCACCTCGGCCATGATCGCCTCGCTGGCGGGCGAGGATCAGCGCACGAGTCCCGCGCCCTTCGGCCGCGCGCTGGTGGAACTGGGTCGCACACGGCCGGAGATCCTTGGGCTGACGGCGGATCTCGCGAAATACACGGACCTGCACATCTTCGCGCAGGCCTATCCCGACCGCTTCTACCAGATGGGCATGGCGGAACAGCTGCTGATGCTGGCGGCAGCGGGCCTCGCGCATGAGGGGTTCGTTCCCTTCGTCACCACCTATGCCGCCTTCGCCTCGCGCCGCACCTTTGACTTCATCAGCCAGGGCATCGCCGAGGAAGGCCTGCCGGTGAAGATCTGCTGCGCCCTGCCCGGCCTCACCACCGGCTATGGCCCGAGCCACCAGGCGACGGAGGATCTCGCGATCTTCCGCGGCATGCCGGACCTCGTGATCGTGGACCCCTGCGATGCGCTCGACATTGAGCAGGCGGTGCCGCAGATCGCGGCGCATGACGGCCCCGTCTACATGCGCCTGCTGCGCGGCAACGTGCCGATGGTGCTGGACGAGTATGACTACCGCTTCGAGCTCGGCCGCGCGAAGCTGCTGCGCGACGGCGCGGATGTGCTGCTCATCTCCTCCGGCTTCATGACCATGCGCGCGCTGGAGACGGCGAAGCTGCTTGCCGCCGACCAGGTGGATGTGGCCGTGCTGCATTGCCCGACCATCAAGCCGCTGGACACGGCGACGCTGCTGCACGAGGTCGGCCGCAAGCCGCGCCTGACCGTGGTGGCGGAGAACCACAGCGTCATCGGCGGGTTGGGCGAGGCGGTGGCCGCGCTGCTGCTGAACGAGGGCACCATCCCGCCGCGCTTCCGGCAGATCGCGCTGCCCGACGCCTTCCTCGACGCCGGCGCCCTGCCGACGCTGCATGAGCGCTACGGCATTTCGGCCGAGGCCATGGCCGGGCGCATCAAGGGGTGGCTCGGCTGA
- a CDS encoding transketolase gives MSRANAPSLAERARNIRRHALRMGEVQGQGYIAQALGIADVLAVAWFHALRHRPEDPEWEGRDRFLLSIGHYAIAFYAGLIEAGVIPESEIETYGTDDSRLPMSGMAAYTPGMEMSGGSLGLGLGIAVGRCLGLKRKGSDSIVLNLMSDGELDEGPTWEAAMSAGHYQLNNLICLVDVNRMQADGVSTGVLNFEPLADKWAAFGWHVQRVDGNDIPALVAAFDAARNTPEPKPRVIICDTKMAKGVPFLETREKSHFLRVEAHEWALALAALDAGERA, from the coding sequence ATGTCCCGCGCCAACGCCCCGAGCCTGGCCGAGCGCGCCCGCAACATCCGCCGCCACGCGCTGCGGATGGGCGAGGTGCAGGGCCAGGGCTACATCGCCCAGGCGCTCGGCATCGCCGATGTGCTGGCCGTCGCCTGGTTCCATGCGCTGCGGCACCGGCCCGAGGATCCGGAGTGGGAGGGGCGGGACCGCTTCCTGCTCTCCATCGGCCACTACGCCATCGCCTTCTATGCCGGGCTGATCGAGGCCGGCGTGATCCCCGAAAGCGAGATCGAGACCTACGGTACGGATGACAGCCGCCTGCCCATGTCCGGCATGGCCGCCTATACGCCGGGCATGGAGATGAGCGGCGGCTCGCTGGGCCTCGGGCTCGGCATCGCCGTGGGCCGCTGCCTCGGCCTGAAGCGCAAGGGCAGCGACAGCATCGTCCTCAACCTCATGTCCGATGGCGAGCTGGATGAGGGGCCGACCTGGGAGGCCGCGATGTCGGCCGGGCATTACCAGCTGAACAACCTGATCTGCCTGGTGGACGTGAACCGCATGCAGGCGGATGGCGTCTCCACCGGCGTGCTGAACTTCGAGCCGCTGGCTGACAAATGGGCGGCCTTCGGCTGGCATGTGCAGCGGGTGGACGGCAACGACATCCCCGCCCTCGTCGCCGCCTTCGACGCGGCGCGCAACACGCCGGAGCCGAAGCCCCGCGTCATCATCTGCGACACGAAGATGGCCAAGGGTGTGCCCTTCCTGGAAACGCGCGAGAAGTCCCACTTCCTCCGCGTCGAGGCCCATGAATGGGCGCTGGCGCTGGCCGCGCTGGATGCGGGAGAGCGCGCATGA
- a CDS encoding SDR family NAD(P)-dependent oxidoreductase, whose protein sequence is MLLADKTAVISGAASLRGIGRATAQLFAAQGARIAILDLDEAGAKAAAAELGAGHIGIGCDVADAGSCRRAAEQAIGTFGKVDILINNAGITQPLKIMEIEPENWARVVDVNMTGVLYLSQAFIPHMRARKQGSIACMSSVSAQRGGGIFGGPHYSAAKAGVLGLAKAMARELGPDGIRVNCVTPGLIQTDITGGKLTPEMKTEILKGIPLNRLGDAIDVARIYLFLASDLSGYVTGAVIDVNGGMLIH, encoded by the coding sequence ATGCTGCTCGCCGACAAGACCGCCGTGATTTCGGGCGCCGCCAGCCTGCGCGGCATTGGCCGCGCCACGGCGCAACTCTTCGCCGCGCAGGGCGCGCGCATCGCCATCCTCGACCTCGACGAAGCCGGCGCCAAGGCCGCCGCCGCCGAACTCGGCGCGGGCCATATCGGCATCGGCTGCGACGTGGCCGATGCCGGAAGCTGCCGCCGCGCGGCCGAGCAGGCCATCGGCACCTTCGGCAAGGTGGACATCCTGATCAACAATGCGGGCATCACCCAGCCCCTGAAGATCATGGAGATCGAGCCCGAGAACTGGGCGCGTGTCGTGGATGTGAACATGACGGGCGTGCTCTATCTGAGCCAGGCCTTCATCCCGCATATGCGCGCCCGCAAGCAGGGCAGCATTGCCTGCATGTCGAGCGTCTCGGCGCAGCGCGGCGGCGGTATCTTCGGCGGGCCGCACTACTCTGCGGCCAAGGCGGGCGTGCTCGGCCTCGCCAAGGCAATGGCGCGCGAACTGGGCCCGGATGGCATCCGCGTGAACTGCGTGACGCCGGGCCTGATCCAGACCGACATCACCGGCGGCAAGCTGACGCCCGAGATGAAGACGGAGATCCTGAAGGGCATCCCGCTCAACCGCCTGGGCGATGCGATCGACGTGGCGCGGATCTATCTCTTCCTCGCCTCGGACCTCTCCGGCTACGTCACCGGCGCGGTGATCGACGTCAATGGCGGCATGCTGATCCACTGA
- a CDS encoding LysR family transcriptional regulator produces the protein MPQHLPLSALRVFEAATRTGSFRAAAEDLGLTPSAVSHAIRGLERDLGTMLFEREGRSIRLTPEGDTLMRHVERGFGELHLGIGSVAARRPHLLKVHSAPSFAAQWLVPRLGRLLEECEGLEIRIAAGTDYTRFVADEFDADVVYGAPPAESYGTGHQAVVVLPLGTEVVTPLCSPAMAERIQSARDLFALPLIESDNKRVRWPAWFAANGLPAPAPRGPRFDRSFISISAAADSLGVALESTLLAERELASGRLVRPLQGICEDVVYTGHWLVFPRAKRYARSMLLFLGWMSQELGLPLNLDGVDAAANR, from the coding sequence ATGCCCCAGCACCTGCCCCTCTCCGCGCTCCGCGTCTTCGAGGCCGCGACCCGCACCGGCTCCTTCCGCGCCGCCGCCGAGGATCTGGGCCTGACGCCCAGCGCCGTGAGCCACGCCATCCGCGGCCTCGAACGGGACCTCGGCACCATGCTCTTCGAGCGCGAGGGCCGCTCGATCCGCCTGACGCCCGAGGGCGACACGCTGATGCGCCATGTCGAGCGCGGCTTCGGCGAGTTGCACCTCGGCATCGGCAGCGTCGCCGCACGCCGCCCGCACCTGCTCAAGGTGCACAGCGCGCCGAGCTTTGCGGCGCAATGGCTGGTGCCGCGCCTCGGCCGGCTCCTGGAGGAGTGCGAGGGGCTGGAAATCCGCATCGCCGCCGGCACCGACTACACACGCTTCGTGGCCGATGAATTCGACGCCGACGTCGTCTATGGCGCGCCACCCGCCGAGAGCTACGGGACAGGCCACCAGGCCGTCGTCGTCCTGCCCCTGGGGACCGAGGTGGTCACGCCCCTCTGCTCCCCCGCCATGGCGGAGCGGATCCAGAGCGCGCGTGACCTCTTCGCCCTGCCGCTGATCGAAAGCGACAACAAGCGCGTGCGCTGGCCCGCCTGGTTCGCGGCCAATGGCCTCCCCGCCCCCGCCCCACGCGGCCCGCGCTTCGACCGCAGCTTCATCTCCATCAGCGCCGCCGCCGACAGCCTGGGCGTCGCGCTGGAGAGCACGCTGCTGGCCGAGCGCGAGCTGGCGAGCGGCCGCCTGGTGCGCCCACTCCAGGGCATCTGCGAGGATGTGGTTTATACCGGCCACTGGCTCGTCTTCCCGCGGGCCAAGCGCTACGCGCGCTCGATGCTGCTCTTCCTCGGCTGGATGAGCCAGGAGCTGGGGCTGCCCCTGAACCTGGACGGGGTGGACGCTGCCGCCAATAGATGA
- a CDS encoding transketolase family protein: MSRMQGDITPNQEEAGMNSPIDPRRMAHAIRFLAMDACERVGEGHPGTPLGAADICTALFTRHLKYNPADPLWFDRDRFVLSAGHGSMLLYALLHLTGYAGMPVEALQSFRELGSPCEGHPEYCPAHGVEVTTGPLGQGIANAAGMAVAEAFLAAQLPGVIDHRSYALVGDGCLQEGVAHEVASLAGHLRLGKLTWLWDDNRMTDDGPIGIAQSEDLPARFRAAHWQVLEVDGHDPEALDAALTLAKRDPRPSFIACRTVIGRGLPGVEDTRAAHSGKLTRAITDAARAALDWPHPAFVVPPDIAEAWRAAGRRSAAEYQAWQGRVAALPPAQRRLLDRLREGRLPEGWQDGLRAYAARAAEAGLTQHGWKTCGEIVEIASAAIPEMLAGAPDLEAATQHKRSLSAFTAERRDGRYLHYGVREHAMGSMLNGMAAHGGVVPSGVTYLVFSDYERPAFRMAAMMGLPVLYAFTHDSIGIGRNGPTHQPVEYLAALRAIPNLHVFRPADAVEAAECWELAIAHRSGPSALIFARQPQQGVRREAGANRSEAGAYVLAEAEGARAATILATGTEVALAMRARAMLAAEGIQVAVVSMPCWSLFEQQPRDERERILGRAPRIGVEAAVRLGWDRWIGPDGVFIGMSGFGASGAEEDLWRHFGITAEAVAGAVRMLVAR, encoded by the coding sequence ATGAGTCGGATGCAGGGCGACATCACCCCCAACCAGGAGGAAGCCGGCATGAACAGCCCCATCGACCCGCGCCGGATGGCCCATGCCATCCGCTTCCTCGCCATGGATGCCTGTGAGCGCGTGGGCGAGGGCCATCCGGGAACGCCGCTGGGTGCGGCCGATATCTGCACCGCGCTCTTCACCCGCCACCTCAAATACAACCCGGCCGATCCGCTCTGGTTCGACCGCGACCGCTTCGTGCTGAGCGCCGGCCATGGCAGCATGCTGCTCTACGCGCTGCTGCATCTGACCGGCTATGCCGGCATGCCGGTCGAGGCGCTGCAAAGCTTCCGCGAACTCGGCTCACCCTGCGAGGGTCACCCGGAATACTGCCCGGCGCATGGCGTGGAAGTGACGACCGGGCCGCTCGGGCAGGGCATCGCCAATGCCGCCGGCATGGCGGTCGCCGAGGCCTTCCTCGCGGCACAGCTTCCCGGCGTGATCGACCATCGCAGCTACGCGCTGGTGGGCGATGGCTGCCTGCAGGAGGGCGTGGCGCATGAGGTCGCCTCGCTCGCCGGGCATCTGCGTCTCGGCAAGCTCACCTGGCTCTGGGACGACAACCGGATGACCGATGACGGCCCCATCGGCATCGCGCAGAGCGAGGATCTTCCGGCCCGCTTCCGCGCCGCTCATTGGCAGGTGCTGGAGGTGGACGGGCATGATCCGGAGGCGCTGGATGCGGCGCTCACGCTCGCCAAACGCGACCCGCGGCCCAGCTTCATCGCCTGCCGCACCGTGATCGGCCGCGGCCTGCCCGGCGTGGAGGACACGCGGGCCGCGCATTCCGGCAAGCTCACGCGGGCCATCACCGATGCGGCGCGCGCGGCGCTGGATTGGCCGCATCCGGCCTTTGTCGTGCCGCCCGACATTGCCGAAGCCTGGCGCGCGGCGGGCCGCCGCTCGGCCGCGGAATACCAGGCCTGGCAGGGTCGCGTCGCGGCCCTGCCGCCCGCGCAGCGCCGGCTGCTGGACCGCCTGCGCGAGGGGCGCCTGCCGGAGGGCTGGCAGGATGGCCTGCGCGCCTACGCCGCGCGCGCGGCCGAGGCCGGCCTGACCCAGCATGGCTGGAAGACCTGCGGCGAAATCGTCGAGATCGCCAGCGCCGCCATCCCGGAGATGCTGGCCGGCGCGCCCGACCTCGAGGCGGCGACGCAGCACAAGCGCAGCCTCTCCGCCTTCACCGCCGAGCGGCGCGACGGACGCTACCTGCATTACGGCGTGCGCGAGCATGCCATGGGCAGCATGCTGAACGGCATGGCCGCGCATGGCGGCGTGGTGCCGAGCGGCGTGACCTATCTGGTCTTCTCCGACTACGAGCGCCCGGCCTTCCGCATGGCGGCGATGATGGGCCTGCCCGTGCTCTACGCCTTCACCCATGACAGCATCGGCATCGGCCGCAACGGACCGACGCACCAGCCGGTCGAGTATCTGGCGGCGCTCCGCGCCATTCCCAACCTGCACGTCTTCCGGCCGGCGGATGCCGTCGAGGCGGCCGAGTGCTGGGAGCTCGCCATCGCGCATCGCAGCGGTCCTTCGGCGCTGATCTTCGCGCGGCAGCCGCAGCAGGGCGTGCGCCGCGAGGCGGGGGCCAACCGCAGCGAGGCCGGCGCCTATGTGCTGGCGGAAGCCGAGGGGGCGCGTGCCGCCACCATCCTCGCCACCGGCACGGAAGTGGCCTTGGCGATGCGCGCCCGCGCGATGCTGGCGGCCGAGGGCATCCAGGTGGCCGTGGTGTCCATGCCCTGCTGGTCGCTGTTCGAGCAGCAGCCGCGGGACGAGCGCGAGCGCATTCTGGGCCGCGCGCCGCGCATCGGCGTGGAGGCCGCGGTCCGGCTGGGTTGGGACCGCTGGATCGGGCCCGACGGTGTCTTCATCGGCATGAGCGGCTTCGGCGCCTCCGGGGCGGAAGAGGATCTCTGGCGCCATTTCGGCATCACGGCCGAGGCGGTCGCCGGCGCCGTCCGCATGCTGGTGGCGCGCTGA